The sequence GACACCATAATATTTTATCGCGGAAAGGATTACGTGCAGCCAGAATCACAAGATATGTCACCCATTGATACATTGTCAAAAAGAAAGGTTCTACTTCCAACTTGTAATCTTTTTCAATTGCTTCatatctttttgtttcttgaacACAAACATTAAGAGTTAGTTTGACGAAATtctctaattttttatttcagttTTGTTTTCTGAAAACAGTTTTCAAtccttcttttaatttttttgtgacAATGATGTGTTTGGTTTATAGAGCTGAAAACAACTGTGTTCCATTTTCTGTTAAGTTGGAAAATCGAGTTAAATATGCTTCACTATGCAACTTATAGGAAAAGATTCTTCAACTTCAAGCACCAAATAGTGACTAAGCAGATGCCggagatggttgcaagttgagATGTCATATTCAGTAACTCATAGGCGGTGTTAAATAACATGTGGAACTTGTGCAATGTTAACCTGTAGGCTAAGGATGATCTGATATGGTCTGACATGCTACTAAATTTGCTTTTTCAATAGAACCACCCACTACTATTTTGAGGATTGAGTCTTAGTTGAGTTAAAAATTTATAAGGAGGGAGGATTATTTGTAGGAAAGTGAAGTAGGATCTGTATGGAACACtttccttgatttttttttcctttacggTTATCGTTGTCGATGTTATGGAGGATGGCATTAAAATCTTTTCATCACTTCTTGTTATCTGATATAAAActagttttttttcccttctatttTCAGGCACTCCAAAAGTCGAAGTATGGGCAATCACTTGAATCTGTGAGGCGCTTCATTGCTATTGCggaaaaggaattggagctCTACTACAGGCACATTGCACTTTATGGCGATCCAAATACTCGGAACCCCATCTCCATCTTGGACAGTCCAAAAAAAGGCATCAATGAATCTGGGAAAGCTAACATGCTCGAAAAGGAAGACCACAAATCAGCTTACAATGGTTTTTCAGGTCTTTTAGAGATGGAAGATAATTCCAAAGATGAGGGTTTAACCGAAAGCGAGTCAGATTTAGAAGATGAATCTGAAGATAACAGTGCATCGAATTTTAATGGAGAATGCGAAGATGGTGTGTCTACGACGCTAACGAGCTCCGGAGGCTTGGgttcatcatcaatgtttcaGAGTAGATTGCAAGTTGATGAACTAGATTTTGTAAGacagagaaacaaaaataatatgatTCGACTTTGAATGCCTTGAGAAGGATTTGCCAGACTTGTTACTGTTAGACCATGGATATACCATAGATTTAAGAGCTTTATGAGAAGGGTAATGAGAAACCTCTCCATATAGAGTTGAAAATCTGTTTGGTTTTAATTTATGTTATTTTAAATGGTTTTAGAGGTCGaatggattttcttttttctttcatttgacAGATAAAAGTAGGGGTGGTAAGAAAATAGGTTATGGGTTGGAAAACAAcacatgtttatgaaatatttatatgtctggaTCCTAAtttcggattggatttcggacgtacttaattgatcatatCTGGATTAGTCTAAATCCAGAtaaataaatcggataataatctAATATTAGTTAGGgttcagacaagtaaatcagataatattttgtgtttggacttagatattagatatataatttatgttcaaacttgatcTAATTTGGGTCAGACAACGGGAGGGAGTTTTGGGATATAAGTATCTTATTGACAAATAAACTAATTTAAAATGCGAAATGACCGTTACGGCGTTGCAAAACAATCCGTCTTCGCGATGTtagggttttaacttttaaatcgTTGGCGTTTTACCTCTGAAAGAAAGACAACTTCAATAGTGATTGTTCAACGAAACGGTGCAATCGAAAATGAGGGAAACAGAAAGCACGGTCAATCGTCTTGCCGAGAGTGATGAAAACCCACCGCAAGACATGGAGCTTAACCGCAAGCGAGAAGCGGAATCTGAGAACCCCGATTTGGCGGCTGTTAAGAAGCCGAGAGTCCACGCGGAAAACGCGGCTGAGAAGAGTGATTCGGATGTGAAAGATGGGAAATTTCTGGGAGAGGGATCAAGTGAAAGGGGCGAGCGAAATGAATGTGCGGAGGAAGATATGAAGAAGGAGACGAGCTTGGAGATTGAAGCGGATGCCGCTGAAGATAAGGGGTTAAGGCACTCCATGGAAGATGCTTGGGTGGTGCTTTTGGACGCTAGTCTCGGTTCTCCAGGCaaattgaggtttttttttaattgaaaaatatttgaaaaggtTTAcgtttttcttgttcttttgttttggaGATTTTATTTGACATATTCTGAGGTTTGATGGTGTCTAAAGGTGTGCGCATTTTGCGATATATGATGGGCATGGAGGTCGGTTAGCTGCGGAGTATGCCCAGAAGCATTTGCACGAGAATGTTCTGTCAGCTGGCTTACCACGTGAGTTGGTCTGTTTTGCTTGGTCTAATCTTGTGTTTGTTGCTTTAGTGATGCATCTGCTTGAATCTGGATTTATGGGTGACGTTGTGGTTTTGTTGGTTCTCTTGCATTCTGTTTCTTGAGCAATCAAACTATTTTATTTGTGACTAATGAATAAAGTAGTTTATTGCCATAAGGGTAGATAGGAAGAAGTTATCTAACTATTTTCAAGTATCTAAAATTCAAAAGGCCTATTAGCTCCTCGTTGACATTTTTCATAAACCACATTAAAATTTGAACCTAGGTAGAAATTAATTGCGGAAACCAATACACGTAGTGAGTTCCCGttattttctcataaactcatgtagccgaccccaaacttttgggataaagattcggataatgatgatgatgaatcatTGAAGGTGTGTAAGCATGTGATCCAGGTATATGTCTGTGCTTTGGACTTGTCTAGTTATCACAATCTTTAATGCATTGATGCTAAGTTGGTTCAGGTCCTTCAGGATTGCTAATGCGTGACTTCTATAACCTTATTTGGCTTGTAGCTTGTTTGTGACTATTAATAAGTTTGGTTGCTTATTTAAAATATCAGATGTTAtgtgcactttttttttttcctgttgaaACAGGTGACCTTGCTTTCTAAAGCTATATTCGACTTGTTTGGATTGTATTAATTGTGTTGTGTTTCATGATGGTGCAGTTGGATGTTAAAGCTGCCAAGAAGGCCATACTTGATGGTATGAGTTTGTTTTCTGCATCACTTATTGGGCATATCACATGCTGCTCACCTAGACACCTAGTGATGATAAAAATTATGAACTATCATGTGTTCGTTGCAACATCGTTTCTATTTGTCTTCGTAGCTCGTTATGATGCATTGTTTCTTGGTCCAAATTCAGGGTTTCGGAAAACTGATGAGTCACTTCTTCAACAAAGTGTCTCGGGTATGGATTTGCTATCTTGATCAGTGGTTTCAATTCTAATGCTTTTGGAAATGGCATTGATGAATTTCCAATGCATTATCTAGATTTTCCTTTCCAGAGCTACAGCCTACAAATTATGTTTGTTTCGTGTAGCTTTTTGTTTGGATAGGATGTCGGCTCATGTAATTATGTTACCAATGGTTAATGCATGGCTATGGAATACTAATTTTATTCTTCCAATTCAGTTTTCAATGAGGATAGGTTGTTTGTCATTTAGTTTTGTGATGCCTATATTTACAAACTACTAATAATCAATTGGAAATTTTATGTCAAGAACAATTAACTGTAACTAGAGACCTAATATGGTGCTCATAATATATTTGGCAATATAAGGGTAACTCTAAGAAGTTTTCATTCTGAATTGACCTGTTTATATCTATTTTATTCGAGATaagttaaattttttatatttccatgttcttggaagtcagtGTGACTACTTATGATCTTAAAATGTAAATAGAATTAATATTGTATCCCTTCCACTGTCAATCGTCCTGTCCCCTCGAGCCCAAGGTGaaatattatattatctttCATGGATAGTTGCACTATAGAATTTGCTGTGGTGTGTTTGTCTGGGACCCTACGATTTGTATTTTAGATATCAGGACGTTATACTCAAGCTCATGAGTCATGAAAAGGATTGAATCAAATTAGTACCATAGGTTGGCTTGACAGGCTTGGCAAGTCCTTGGAGCTGTCAAGATAACGATTCCTGTGATGTTATACAAAGAGGTCTACCTTTGTTCAACTTTTCAATGTAGGATTTTTGACATCTCAATCAAAAAGTGCTCAACTAATTTGTACTCTTACTGgctataatatttataattattttactaCCCATGACTTCtagtttttcccctttttttagTTTACTATTACAAAAATAGAGTTGAATATTAACTAATTTATTAGCtgtatttaaataattttctttgacaatttgatattATGTACCTTGTTATCAGGGGCTTGGCTGGATGGTGCAACAGCTGTCTGTGTTTGGGTATTGGGACGAAAAGTAAGCTTGCaactcttctattttttttttatttcattttagttttgaatATAATAATGTTTCAATTAGTGAAAATGCTTGGGAATTCTCTTCTTTATATAAGATATGTGCTTAGGATGCATTCAGCAGTGGTGCATTGTGACTGGATTTCTGGTGGCATTATTGCTTTTATCTTTGTCACCGACTCATCCTATCATTTTCTGCTCGAAATTCTTTTAACATGTAGTTattgatggatttttttttgtttctttggagTTCTTTAAATTTGACCCTTTCTGGAAGTTATAGGTGAGCTTCTCTTCTAACAGGTAAAATTCTCGTGATGGAATCAGAACAATTTGTTTGTCTCCTAGCTTTGTGATGAGTGAGTTGTTGAACTTCGTAAGAgaaaacgaaaagaaaagaaatcagtTACATTGAGTACTTCTTATCAGGATGATCTTGAAAATCGTGGTTCTTCGGAGTAAATAGGGGAACTGGAAAGGGGCAGATATGGATGATTCTGAGGGTTGATGTAGATGCAATATTAGCTATCAATTTAGCTCTTGATTATACTCTAAATATGTTTATCCTTTTGGCTTTTCGATGAGCTTATGTCTCGCGATGTTGTGTTTAGGTTTTTATTGCTAATATTGGGGATGCAAAAGCAGTGTTAGCACGATCTTTTGCTTCTGATGGACTGAATCATTCTGACGGAGCTAGTCCATTGAAGGCCATTGTTTTAACAAGAGAACACAAAGCCATCTTTCCACAAGAACGCACTCGCATTCTGAAGGTAAGGGTGATCATACTCAAGGTCATATCCTGTTCTGTTTATTGTTTACTTGTTATTTCTTATTTGCATACCGATGCATATTAAGTAGTTTTAATTGGATGCTCACTCCTGTTAAGTAGTTTTATGCTCCACTCTTTCGAATATGTAAATGGAGCTATTTTTTAAACATTGTTGGTTAATAAAAAGAGTGATGGGGACCATGCTTAATCTAATAAAAGCTAAGGACGGTATTTTAAGCTGGACTGTCAAGATGAAGTGTGATATTCCATCTCAAGGAATCTCCAGTCATTGCATTCCAATTTGTTActgatatatgttttattttctgAATCATATTTTTGAGTCGTTTATGCCCTTCAAACCTTTATGATTCATTGGAAAACATGTTTAACTATCTTCAGGCTGGCGGGACTGTGACAAATGGACGATTACAGGGGCGCCTTGAAGTTTCTCGGGCTTTTGGTGATCGCCAATTCAAGAAGGTTTGTTTCTCTGTTTGTGCAGTTCTTGTATGTGTTTCATGTTTCCTTTGTCTTCTGACCTAAAAGTTCATGTAACTGTGTCTTGATAGGACAGAAATCACGTCTCATTCCCATTTGTTTAATATTGAGAGCATTCAGgataatttcttttattatgACATTTGTAGCTTTGGGTTATGGGATGGTTGAAACTGGCCTTTCTAGAATGCTGGAAATGTAATACGATGTTGGACAATAACTATCTTGTAGCATCACATTATTACTCATCCCTGTTTAGCTCACCACCGGAACTGCTATGTGGTTTTGAGTGTTGGGCTATTAAGAGACAATGTATCAAAAAATGTGTGTAGTAGAAATGTGAATGCTTCTTTGGATTTGTGGCCTCACGAGGGAATCTAGGATAAGAAATTAGATTATTAGAGCTAAGGTATGAGTAGCgccaattgaagataagttgcgagaataccgtttaagatggtatgaacATGTATAACGTCAAGATAGCAGTGCGGCGGTGAGAACAATCGAGGGAATTTGTATAGGAGGAAGTACACAACAAAGAGAAATAACTAgaaagacatggcttgaagtagtaagaagGGATATGAATTCAAGAGGAGTGGAAGAAAGTATGATGCTAGATAGAATTGAATGGCGGAAATGAATACACATAATGGATTCTTGTTGATTTTCCTAGAGATTTATGTAGCTTTTATCCCAAACtgttgggataaaggcttggatgatgatgattagcTACTTGAGCATGGACTTGTTTTCATTTGTTGTCCTACATTGCATATGAATCTGAAACTTGCTCCAAAATCAGCTTTCAGTTAAACCCTTTAGGTTTTAGGTGTCTTGTTGTATCCTTTCCTCCTATTATTTTATGGTTAAAGTTGACAAATGGCTAAATAATTTACAAATCCAGTTTAAGTTTGCAATGACATGGATCTGAAAGATGACTGCaaatttccaggtaggggtggTTGCAACTCCAGATATTCATTCTTTTGATCTTACAGAGAAGGAGCACTTCATAATTCTTGGTTGCGATGGCCTCTGGGGGGTATGTACTATTATTAGAAAAAACATCATGTAATATTAATccaggttttattgttgtaTCTTGTTTGGGTCTTGTGGTGGTTATgagattgatattttttttttgcttcaggTATTTGGACCTAGTGACGCTGTTGAATTTGTTCAGAAATTATTGAAGGTTAGAGCAAACATTTTCGGGAATAACTAACTTTAAGTTCTTGCGTGGCATGAATTGGTCCCTTTGTTATTGCTTTCATGCAGATAGAATAATTTGAACTGTGTAGCAGCCTGCCTCTCTGTTGGTCCCTTTGTCATTGTTTAACACAACTGGTACTGgacattttttgttttactgGTTTTTGGTCTGGTTAAGTGAATGTGAAGATGCTTCCACAACCTTCCCTGATAGTATCATCTCCTAGCTATGCTAGAATATGTGTCCTCACAGTAGTTAGTCGTAAGAAGATGGTTCCCATGGAACACCTCTGGGTTAGTTTAATGATATATTATTCTGTTATAGTTTGTAGCTCTGTCTCAAGCTTATTTGGTTGGTtagattttttactttttaatgaaATTCTGTTTTGATGGGTTGGATGGCATGGGAATCGTATCTAGTCTATCTTATCATTTCTACCTGTTATGTCCATCTTGAACCATGGAATTTGATTCACAG is a genomic window of Tripterygium wilfordii isolate XIE 37 chromosome 16, ASM1340144v1, whole genome shotgun sequence containing:
- the LOC119980468 gene encoding probable protein phosphatase 2C 8 isoform X2, yielding MRETESTVNRLAESDENPPQDMELNRKREAESENPDLAAVKKPRVHAENAAEKSDSDVKDGKFLGEGSSERGERNECAEEDMKKETSLEIEADAAEDKGLRHSMEDAWVVLLDASLGSPGKLRCAHFAIYDGHGGRLAAEYAQKHLHENVLSAGLPRELLDVKAAKKAILDGFRKTDESLLQQSVSGAWLDGATAVCVWVLGRKVFIANIGDAKAVLARSFASDGLNHSDGASPLKAIVLTREHKAIFPQERTRILKAGGTVTNGRLQGRLEVSRAFGDRQFKKVGVVATPDIHSFDLTEKEHFIILGCDGLWGVFGPSDAVEFVQKLLKIE
- the LOC119980468 gene encoding probable protein phosphatase 2C 8 isoform X1, encoding MRETESTVNRLAESDENPPQDMELNRKREAESENPDLAAVKKPRVHAENAAEKSDSDVKDGKFLGEGSSERGERNECAEEDMKKETSLEIEADAAEDKGLRHSMEDAWVVLLDASLGSPGKLRCAHFAIYDGHGGRLAAEYAQKHLHENVLSAGLPRELLDVKAAKKAILDGFRKTDESLLQQSVSGAWLDGATAVCVWVLGRKVFIANIGDAKAVLARSFASDGLNHSDGASPLKAIVLTREHKAIFPQERTRILKAGGTVTNGRLQGRLEVSRAFGDRQFKKVGVVATPDIHSFDLTEKEHFIILGCDGLWGVFGPSDAVEFVQKLLKEGLPVKAVNRRLIREAVRERQCKDNCTAIVIVFRRD